A single window of Sporosarcina sp. FSL W7-1349 DNA harbors:
- a CDS encoding zinc metallopeptidase: protein MFWIYFAAIIILPLYAQFKVKSTYKKYAKVRSTSGMTGAEVARLILDHNGLHNVKVVEGQGFLSDHYNPLTKTVALSPQNYREASVAGTAVAAHEVGHAIQDKEAYSFLRLRHRMVPAVNLTSNASWIFIMIGLIFSNLNSMLLIGIVLLAVGVVFQLVTLPVEFNASSRAMNQIVELGVIRNEEEPHAKKVLSAAAMTYVAAAAVAVLELVRLILIFTNRE from the coding sequence ATGTTTTGGATTTACTTCGCAGCAATTATTATCTTGCCGCTCTATGCTCAATTCAAAGTAAAAAGTACGTATAAAAAATATGCAAAAGTTCGCTCGACATCCGGTATGACGGGTGCGGAAGTGGCTCGGCTCATTTTGGACCACAACGGACTGCACAATGTGAAAGTCGTGGAAGGCCAAGGATTTCTGAGCGATCATTATAACCCGCTTACGAAGACAGTTGCTTTGTCACCACAAAACTATCGCGAAGCATCGGTTGCGGGAACAGCGGTCGCAGCTCACGAGGTCGGACATGCGATTCAAGATAAGGAAGCCTATTCATTCTTGCGTTTGCGCCATCGGATGGTGCCTGCCGTCAATTTGACTTCCAATGCTTCTTGGATTTTCATCATGATTGGCCTTATTTTCTCCAACTTGAATTCCATGCTGTTGATCGGGATTGTTCTGTTGGCGGTTGGGGTCGTCTTCCAACTTGTCACATTGCCAGTGGAGTTCAATGCATCCAGCCGTGCGATGAATCAAATCGTGGAGCTCGGTGTTATCCGCAATGAGGAAGAACCGCACGCGAAAAAAGTGTTGAGCGCCGCCGCAATGACTTATGTCGCAGCAGCAGCTGTCGCCGTGTTGGAGCTAGTCCGCCTTATCTTGATTTTCACGAACAGAGAATAA
- a CDS encoding DUF1405 domain-containing protein: protein MSSIFRLGWSILSHKSFLWILLYVNIFGTVYGYYWYMWQLQITEPLFWIFVPDSPTASLFFCLALLGWIVGRNFKLVEALALITLVKYGLWAVVMNMMTLWETGSIGPEGWMLVVSHFAMAVQAVLYSSFYRFGIVHIVLAAIWTLHNDVIDYVFGQMPIYYDIMKYMQPIGYFTFWLSLACIWLAFWIWRKRPKSK from the coding sequence ATGAGTTCCATATTCAGACTGGGTTGGTCGATATTATCACATAAATCGTTTCTATGGATTTTGTTATATGTCAACATATTCGGCACGGTGTACGGATACTATTGGTATATGTGGCAGCTCCAGATAACGGAACCGCTTTTCTGGATTTTCGTACCGGATAGTCCGACAGCCAGCCTGTTTTTTTGCTTGGCGCTCCTTGGCTGGATTGTGGGCCGGAATTTCAAACTAGTGGAAGCGCTCGCTCTTATCACTTTAGTGAAATATGGTCTGTGGGCCGTCGTCATGAATATGATGACGCTTTGGGAGACAGGGTCCATCGGTCCGGAAGGCTGGATGCTTGTCGTCTCCCATTTTGCCATGGCGGTACAAGCGGTATTGTACAGCTCATTTTACCGGTTTGGCATCGTTCATATCGTATTGGCTGCCATCTGGACATTGCATAATGATGTGATTGACTATGTGTTCGGTCAAATGCCGATTTACTATGACATCATGAAGTATATGCAGCCAATCGGTTATTTCACATTCTGGCTCTCCTTGGCGTGTATTTGGCTGGCCTTCTGGATTTGGAGAAAGCGACCGAAATCGAAATAG
- a CDS encoding menaquinol-cytochrome c reductase cytochrome b/c subunit — protein sequence MQRGKGMKFVGDSRIKAEGKMPNVPKDYSEYPGKTEAFWPNFLLKEWMVGAVFLIGYLILTVAHPSPLERQADPTDTTYMPVPDWYFLSMYQLLKYEFASGPWNVVGAIIIPGLAMGALMLVPFMDTTKERRPLKRPLPTAFMLLTFAALFYLTWESYVNHDWEAAKAQGAIVEEVEYDAEAEGYQIYAASTCIGCHGDAFQGGLGKPLAGTGLSPEEIVTIAHDGIGDMPPGTWDGSEEDLQVMAEFISELGNEE from the coding sequence ATGCAGCGCGGTAAAGGGATGAAGTTTGTCGGGGACTCACGTATCAAGGCTGAAGGCAAGATGCCGAACGTCCCGAAAGACTACTCAGAATATCCTGGTAAAACGGAAGCATTCTGGCCGAACTTCCTTTTGAAGGAATGGATGGTCGGAGCTGTTTTCCTCATCGGTTACTTGATCTTAACAGTCGCTCATCCGTCTCCGCTTGAACGTCAAGCAGATCCGACGGACACGACATATATGCCGGTTCCGGACTGGTACTTCCTTTCGATGTACCAATTGCTGAAATATGAATTCGCTTCCGGACCATGGAACGTCGTCGGTGCGATCATCATTCCTGGACTGGCTATGGGTGCTTTGATGCTCGTGCCATTCATGGACACAACGAAAGAACGCCGTCCGTTAAAACGCCCGCTTCCGACAGCATTCATGCTATTGACTTTCGCAGCACTTTTCTATTTGACTTGGGAATCTTATGTGAACCATGACTGGGAAGCTGCAAAAGCACAAGGTGCGATTGTTGAAGAGGTCGAATACGATGCTGAAGCAGAAGGTTATCAAATCTATGCCGCTTCTACTTGTATCGGCTGTCACGGCGATGCCTTCCAAGGCGGACTCGGTAAACCGCTTGCGGGTACCGGTTTGTCTCCGGAAGAAATCGTAACGATTGCCCATGATGGGATTGGCGACATGCCTCCTGGAACATGGGATGGCTCGGAGGAAGATCTCCAAGTCATGGCTGAATTCATCTCAGAATTGGGTAACGAAGAGTAA
- the qcrB gene encoding menaquinol-cytochrome c reductase cytochrome b subunit, translating to MLNKIYDWVDERLDITPIWRDIADHEVPEHVNPAHHFSAFIYCFGGLTFFVTVIQILSGMFLTMYYTPDIENAWKSVYYLQNEVAFGEIVRGMHHWGASLVIVMMFLHTLRVFFTGSYKKPRELNWVVGVLIFAVMLGLGFTGYLLPWDMKALFATKVGIEIAASVPFIGESIKILLAGDSTILGAQTLTRFFAIHVFFLPAALLGLLAAHFIMIRRQGISGPL from the coding sequence GTGCTGAATAAAATTTATGACTGGGTTGACGAACGGTTGGATATCACCCCGATTTGGCGCGATATCGCTGACCACGAAGTACCTGAGCACGTAAACCCTGCACACCACTTTTCCGCATTCATTTATTGTTTCGGGGGATTGACGTTTTTCGTCACTGTCATCCAGATCTTATCCGGTATGTTCTTGACGATGTATTATACACCGGACATTGAAAATGCTTGGAAATCCGTTTACTATCTTCAAAATGAAGTAGCTTTCGGTGAAATTGTGCGCGGGATGCACCACTGGGGGGCATCGCTAGTCATCGTCATGATGTTCCTACATACATTACGTGTATTCTTTACAGGTTCTTACAAGAAGCCACGTGAATTGAACTGGGTTGTCGGCGTGTTGATTTTCGCTGTCATGCTTGGTCTCGGTTTCACAGGCTATCTACTACCATGGGATATGAAAGCATTGTTCGCTACGAAAGTAGGGATCGAGATTGCCGCTTCCGTCCCATTCATCGGGGAATCGATCAAAATCCTTCTCGCAGGGGACTCGACTATTCTCGGTGCACAAACATTGACACGTTTCTTCGCGATTCATGTATTCTTCTTACCGGCTGCTTTGCTTGGGTTGCTTGCGGCACACTTTATCATGATCCGAAGACAAGGTATTTCCGGACCGCTATAA
- a CDS encoding QcrA and Rieske domain-containing protein: MSKKVSRRQFLSYTLMGTGGFMASAMLMPMVRFAIDPVLQASGGGDFIPTEHKADDLTEEPVRVDFTIKDRQDAWYKSDVSNTAWVYKEGDKIIALSPVCKHLGCTVNWGGDPAHANEFFCPCHAGRYLKNGENVKGTPPIGPLDEYEVEVVDGLVYLGKTIPNTLV, translated from the coding sequence ATGAGCAAGAAAGTGTCTAGACGCCAATTCCTTAGCTATACATTGATGGGTACGGGCGGCTTCATGGCTTCTGCAATGCTGATGCCAATGGTTCGCTTTGCAATCGATCCGGTCTTGCAAGCTTCTGGTGGCGGTGATTTCATCCCGACAGAGCATAAGGCGGACGATCTTACGGAGGAGCCGGTTCGTGTCGACTTTACGATCAAGGATCGACAAGATGCTTGGTACAAGTCCGACGTATCCAACACGGCTTGGGTCTATAAAGAAGGCGATAAAATCATCGCGCTTTCCCCTGTCTGTAAGCATTTGGGTTGTACGGTGAACTGGGGAGGGGACCCTGCGCATGCGAATGAATTCTTCTGCCCATGTCACGCAGGACGTTACTTGAAAAACGGTGAAAACGTAAAAGGGACCCCGCCAATCGGTCCACTTGACGAGTATGAAGTCGAAGTGGTAGATGGGCTTGTCTATCTCGGGAAAACAATACCGAACACATTAGTCTAA
- a CDS encoding YpiF family protein gives MNWTAKELDTYLQQTEYIDTLLVPLIKVETDLEKMKTAASSSDFLMNLTMFIETQFKGRMVLVPPFSYTPSVDLEQMGKTWSEDLSRMPFKHIFFLTTDPDWTSMELAGEVIWLPAIPLESMDAKLRQSIMEDQIRQLVPKFSAAWAGQ, from the coding sequence ATGAATTGGACTGCCAAGGAACTGGATACCTATTTGCAACAAACGGAATACATCGACACATTGCTCGTCCCCCTCATCAAGGTGGAGACAGATTTGGAGAAGATGAAAACCGCGGCGTCTTCCTCGGACTTCCTTATGAATTTGACGATGTTCATCGAAACACAATTCAAAGGACGGATGGTGCTGGTTCCGCCGTTTTCCTACACGCCTTCCGTCGATCTGGAGCAGATGGGCAAAACGTGGTCGGAAGACTTATCCCGGATGCCGTTCAAACATATTTTCTTCCTGACGACAGATCCGGATTGGACAAGCATGGAGCTTGCAGGAGAGGTGATCTGGCTGCCCGCCATTCCTCTTGAAAGCATGGACGCCAAACTGCGGCAGTCCATTATGGAAGATCAGATTCGCCAATTGGTGCCAAAATTCTCTGCAGCATGGGCAGGGCAATGA
- a CDS encoding ReoY family proteolytic degradation factor, translating to MTAMIPVTAKKDFVRWFLKRYKLKRRECVWILNYLLSHEHLLQNVHFTDEAHYCPRAMVMSTTDSESIPFRFYKGNLMTADAEKSFHDLRLHPDDKMYIQLNFPNSHACPQYASVREENPFLPAYLQVSESDRKLAERLIEESIESMTLESLMKRVDEALDSNDRERFIKLSAMLNDMKLSKN from the coding sequence ATGACGGCCATGATTCCTGTCACAGCGAAAAAGGACTTCGTTCGTTGGTTCTTGAAACGGTATAAATTGAAACGCCGTGAATGTGTGTGGATCTTGAATTATCTACTAAGCCATGAGCACCTTCTGCAGAACGTACATTTCACGGATGAGGCGCATTATTGTCCACGGGCAATGGTCATGTCGACAACGGATTCCGAAAGTATCCCGTTCCGTTTTTACAAGGGGAATTTGATGACAGCGGATGCCGAAAAATCATTCCATGATCTTCGGCTGCATCCGGATGACAAGATGTATATCCAATTGAATTTCCCGAATAGCCATGCCTGTCCGCAATATGCAAGCGTCCGTGAGGAAAATCCGTTTCTCCCAGCCTATTTGCAAGTAAGTGAAAGCGATCGGAAACTGGCGGAGCGATTGATTGAAGAGAGTATCGAATCGATGACGCTGGAATCATTGATGAAACGAGTCGATGAGGCATTGGATTCCAATGACAGGGAACGGTTCATCAAGCTATCTGCCATGCTGAACGATATGAAATTATCAAAAAACTGA
- a CDS encoding tetratricopeptide repeat protein, with product MGQLQEVETYLLDGDLDALQRAIDKLEASTDFDALYDVAGLLSEYGFIQEADRLYGILRVHLPDEAQLKIDRAGTLLELGEEDEALLLLSDVKPDDEEYVQALLALADFYQMTGMAEAAIGKIKEAHSLVPHEPIIRFAYAELLLDAGKYAEAARFYLDLLQETDEMGGVSIASRLAEAYSAGAAYEEAIPYYEELLESQATPDILFGAAFAYYQTRQAERAIRLLTELIEMDPDYFSAYMLIGQSHALAENDQKAYEWFLEGIKRDPFDKELRLAAGKSALKLGLPDEAEQQLEEALALDPEYIEPIITLASLYNEREKDEELLSLLADPNGEIGDIPILHAFLAYAYQRLEQFEEAYAFYGKAYDGMREDFGFLERYANFLLEEGRRKEALAIVRELVELDPANENWRAFLEAQTDEEV from the coding sequence ATGGGGCAGTTACAGGAAGTCGAAACGTATCTATTGGACGGCGATCTCGATGCACTTCAGCGGGCGATCGATAAGCTGGAAGCGTCGACAGATTTCGATGCGCTCTATGACGTCGCCGGTTTGTTAAGTGAATATGGTTTCATTCAGGAAGCGGATCGTCTGTACGGAATCTTACGGGTTCATCTTCCGGATGAGGCCCAATTAAAAATTGACAGGGCTGGAACGCTCCTGGAGCTTGGGGAAGAAGATGAGGCCCTTCTTCTCTTGTCAGATGTGAAACCTGATGACGAAGAATACGTCCAGGCCTTGCTTGCGCTTGCGGATTTTTACCAAATGACCGGCATGGCGGAAGCGGCAATCGGTAAGATCAAAGAAGCCCATTCACTTGTTCCGCATGAGCCCATCATCCGTTTTGCTTATGCGGAGTTGCTGTTGGATGCGGGAAAGTATGCGGAAGCGGCACGTTTTTATCTGGATCTCTTACAAGAGACCGATGAAATGGGGGGTGTCAGCATTGCCTCCCGGCTCGCTGAAGCCTATAGCGCAGGAGCTGCCTATGAAGAAGCGATTCCCTATTATGAGGAATTGCTTGAATCGCAGGCGACTCCGGATATTTTATTCGGCGCGGCGTTTGCCTATTACCAGACCCGGCAGGCGGAACGGGCCATACGTTTGCTGACAGAATTGATCGAAATGGATCCGGACTACTTTTCCGCCTATATGCTCATCGGCCAGTCGCATGCTTTGGCGGAGAACGACCAGAAAGCGTATGAGTGGTTTTTGGAAGGTATCAAGCGGGATCCTTTCGACAAGGAACTCCGGCTTGCGGCGGGCAAGTCCGCTTTGAAGTTAGGCCTTCCGGATGAAGCGGAACAGCAATTGGAAGAAGCGCTCGCACTAGATCCCGAGTATATCGAGCCGATCATCACCCTTGCCTCGTTGTATAATGAAAGAGAAAAAGACGAGGAATTGCTAAGTTTGTTGGCAGATCCGAACGGGGAAATTGGCGACATTCCAATCCTTCATGCGTTCTTGGCTTATGCCTATCAACGGTTAGAACAATTTGAAGAGGCATACGCATTCTATGGTAAGGCATATGATGGGATGAGAGAGGATTTCGGGTTTCTTGAACGCTATGCCAATTTCCTGTTGGAAGAAGGCCGGCGCAAAGAGGCGCTCGCAATCGTCCGAGAGTTGGTCGAGCTCGATCCTGCTAATGAGAATTGGAGGGCTTTTTTGGAAGCGCAAACTGACGAGGAGGTGTGA
- the aroA gene encoding 3-phosphoshikimate 1-carboxyvinyltransferase, which produces MVEKRTVAFHKPRLDGELRVPGDKSISHRAIMLGSIAKGRTNISGFLEGEDCLRTLEIFKQLGVSIERSGTDVSIDSPGMAEWKTPADALYAGNSGTTARLMLGILAGSSVESVLTGDEYLSKRPMKRVTVPLLSMGASIAAEGPDSDLLPLRIKGMASLRAIDYQMPVASAQVKSAILFAGLQAEGTVTVSEETVSRDHTERMLQQFGVDLQRDGNSVSLKGGQSLAGTDVLVPGDISSAAFFMVAAAMIPDSEVVFVDVGLNPTRTGILDVLEAMGAQIEYIEEKGQQGEPYGTVRISHAALRGTEIGGDMIPRLIDELPTLALLATQAEGRTVIKDAEELRVKETDRIKAVTTELKKLGASIEETEDGMIIEGPTSLTGGTLSSYGDHRLGMMAAIAALAASDAITIEDPACIAISYPSFFEDLEKLTGSEDAE; this is translated from the coding sequence ATGGTGGAAAAGAGGACGGTAGCGTTTCACAAACCGCGATTGGACGGCGAGCTCCGGGTGCCGGGGGACAAGTCGATTTCCCACCGCGCTATCATGCTTGGTTCCATTGCGAAGGGTAGGACGAATATTTCCGGTTTTCTCGAAGGGGAAGACTGTCTGCGGACGCTTGAAATATTCAAGCAGCTTGGCGTTTCGATTGAGCGGAGCGGGACGGATGTGTCGATTGACAGCCCAGGCATGGCGGAATGGAAAACACCGGCGGATGCGTTATACGCGGGGAATTCAGGGACGACTGCCCGGCTTATGCTCGGCATATTGGCTGGCTCTTCGGTCGAATCGGTTCTGACTGGAGACGAGTATTTATCGAAACGGCCGATGAAACGGGTGACGGTTCCTCTCTTGTCGATGGGTGCTTCCATAGCAGCGGAAGGGCCTGACAGCGATCTGCTGCCGCTACGGATTAAGGGGATGGCTTCTTTGCGGGCGATTGATTATCAAATGCCGGTGGCCAGTGCCCAAGTGAAGTCTGCTATCCTATTCGCAGGTTTACAAGCGGAAGGAACGGTTACAGTTTCAGAAGAGACGGTTTCCCGCGATCATACGGAGCGCATGCTGCAGCAATTCGGTGTAGACTTGCAGCGGGACGGGAATTCGGTTTCTTTGAAAGGCGGCCAGTCGTTGGCAGGGACGGATGTCCTCGTGCCGGGCGATATTTCCTCGGCGGCATTTTTCATGGTAGCAGCGGCTATGATTCCAGACAGCGAAGTCGTCTTCGTCGATGTCGGGCTGAATCCGACACGCACCGGTATCCTCGATGTATTGGAAGCGATGGGAGCCCAAATCGAGTATATAGAGGAGAAAGGACAGCAGGGCGAGCCGTATGGGACGGTCCGTATTTCCCATGCCGCCCTGCGAGGGACGGAAATCGGCGGCGATATGATCCCAAGGCTGATCGACGAATTGCCGACCCTCGCCCTCCTTGCGACACAGGCGGAAGGCAGGACGGTTATTAAAGATGCGGAGGAACTGCGCGTGAAGGAAACGGATCGCATTAAAGCAGTCACGACCGAGCTGAAGAAGCTGGGCGCGTCCATTGAGGAGACGGAAGATGGTATGATCATCGAAGGGCCGACCTCTCTTACGGGTGGGACATTGTCCTCTTACGGGGACCATCGCCTCGGCATGATGGCTGCCATTGCCGCGCTTGCCGCGTCCGATGCCATAACGATCGAGGACCCGGCGTGCATCGCCATTTCCTACCCGTCCTTTTTCGAAGATCTGGAAAAATTGACGGGATCCGAAGACGCTGAATAA
- a CDS encoding prephenate dehydrogenase, with protein MRVAIIGLGLIGGSLGLAIKRNPAIHVTGFDRSYATADEAYRRGIIDAIAPSAESACSQADFIIFATPVNTTVSLLSDVPRWELKEGVIMTDTGSTKQPIMEAAQVLRDKGWTFIGGHPMAGSHKSGVSAAKDHLFENAYYILTPSERASADQVEKLKDLLSPTKGKIVVLDAEDHDRMTAIVSHFPHIVASSLVGRLADQQEGQPFVKKLAAGGFRDLTRIASADPVMWRDITIQNREELLNQLNGWIEEMGNIREMLETNDPEQIYDFFAEAKKFRDELPSTREGAVQGALYMTFDLHIDIPDTPGIVSEITKILAEERISLTNIRIVETRTDVYGILVISFQTAEDRKRARAALSKATDYSMQII; from the coding sequence GTGAGAGTAGCAATCATTGGACTAGGCTTGATCGGCGGTTCACTCGGTCTTGCCATCAAACGGAATCCTGCTATCCACGTAACAGGATTTGACCGGTCGTATGCGACGGCGGATGAAGCATACCGCCGTGGCATTATTGACGCTATTGCTCCATCCGCGGAATCCGCTTGTTCGCAAGCGGATTTCATCATCTTCGCGACACCGGTCAATACGACCGTTTCCCTTCTGTCTGACGTGCCGCGCTGGGAGTTGAAAGAGGGCGTCATCATGACGGACACGGGGAGCACGAAACAGCCTATTATGGAAGCGGCCCAAGTGTTGCGGGACAAAGGCTGGACATTCATCGGGGGGCACCCGATGGCGGGTTCTCATAAGAGTGGCGTTTCAGCGGCCAAAGATCATTTATTCGAAAATGCTTATTACATTTTGACACCATCCGAAAGAGCTTCTGCGGACCAAGTGGAGAAACTGAAGGATCTGTTGTCGCCGACAAAAGGGAAGATTGTCGTCTTGGATGCGGAAGATCATGATCGCATGACGGCCATCGTCAGTCACTTCCCGCATATCGTCGCTTCCTCATTGGTCGGCCGGCTGGCAGATCAGCAGGAAGGACAGCCTTTCGTCAAGAAACTGGCGGCGGGCGGCTTCCGTGATTTGACGCGGATCGCATCTGCCGACCCGGTCATGTGGCGGGATATTACCATCCAGAACCGGGAAGAATTATTGAACCAGCTGAATGGCTGGATCGAGGAGATGGGCAACATCCGGGAAATGCTGGAGACGAATGATCCCGAGCAGATTTATGATTTCTTTGCCGAGGCGAAGAAATTCCGGGATGAATTGCCGTCCACTCGTGAAGGAGCGGTCCAAGGAGCGCTCTATATGACGTTTGATCTACATATCGATATTCCGGACACTCCCGGAATTGTTTCAGAAATCACGAAAATATTGGCAGAAGAGCGGATTAGCTTGACGAATATCCGGATTGTGGAAACGAGAACGGATGTCTACGGAATCCTCGTGATCAGTTTCCAGACGGCGGAAGACCGGAAGCGGGCGAGGGCAGCCTTGTCGAAAGCGACGGATTATTCGATGCAAATCATCTAA
- the hisC gene encoding histidinol-phosphate transaminase: MKWKKELGGMRPYKPGRSIEEVMQDYGLTEVHKLASNENPYGCAPSVKEFIREGLLHPEIYPEGHAGGLRTKLANKHQVGEDFLLFGNGSDEIVSIISRSLLGPDTNTIMATPTFPQYAHNAKVEGAEVRELPLVDGQHDLDGFLQAIDENTSVIWVCNPNNPTGNIIPAGVLESFLAQVPDHILVVLDEAYFEYITEPSYVDSIQLIDKFPNILVLRTFSKAYGLAAFRVGYAVGQPAIITELNKVRNPFNNNTLGTAVVEKALEDEQFIANCRELNHIQRERFKEFAEANDLDIFDSQANFVLIQVPADADEASEYLLQYGYIVRSGNALGTPGYVRVTVGSEEQNSGFFQAMSSLISEKGRHPVK, translated from the coding sequence ATGAAATGGAAAAAGGAACTCGGTGGAATGAGACCGTACAAACCAGGCAGATCGATTGAAGAGGTGATGCAGGATTATGGATTGACTGAAGTCCATAAATTGGCTTCCAATGAAAATCCATATGGCTGCGCGCCTTCGGTCAAGGAATTCATACGCGAAGGGTTGCTACATCCTGAAATTTATCCGGAAGGCCATGCGGGGGGATTGCGTACTAAATTGGCCAATAAACATCAAGTGGGCGAGGATTTCCTTCTGTTCGGTAACGGGTCGGATGAAATCGTGTCCATCATTTCCCGTTCCCTGCTTGGACCGGATACGAATACAATCATGGCGACACCAACGTTTCCGCAATATGCACATAATGCGAAAGTGGAAGGCGCTGAAGTGAGGGAGCTGCCATTGGTCGACGGGCAGCACGATCTGGACGGATTTTTGCAGGCAATCGATGAGAACACGTCAGTGATTTGGGTCTGCAATCCGAACAATCCGACTGGGAATATCATTCCGGCGGGCGTTTTGGAAAGCTTCTTGGCGCAAGTGCCGGATCATATCCTTGTCGTCTTGGATGAAGCATATTTTGAATACATTACAGAGCCTTCATATGTAGATTCCATCCAGCTGATTGACAAATTTCCGAATATCCTGGTCCTTCGTACGTTCTCGAAAGCATACGGATTGGCGGCATTCCGGGTGGGCTATGCGGTTGGGCAGCCAGCGATCATCACAGAGCTGAACAAAGTGCGGAATCCATTCAATAACAATACGCTTGGTACTGCCGTAGTGGAAAAAGCGTTGGAAGACGAGCAATTCATCGCGAACTGCCGGGAATTGAACCATATTCAACGAGAGCGTTTCAAAGAATTCGCTGAGGCAAACGATTTGGATATTTTCGATTCTCAGGCAAATTTCGTACTGATTCAAGTGCCGGCAGATGCGGATGAAGCATCCGAATATTTATTGCAATACGGTTATATTGTCCGTAGCGGGAATGCGCTGGGCACGCCGGGCTATGTCAGGGTTACGGTCGGTTCGGAAGAGCAGAATAGCGGATTCTTCCAGGCGATGTCTTCGTTAATTTCCGAAAAAGGCAGGCATCCGGTAAAGTGA
- the aroH gene encoding chorismate mutase, whose translation MKVRGFRGATTVQQDEELAVLQATEALVLDMAKANNVDPEDIISVMISTTVDVKSAFPAKAVRTIEGWKYVPVMCFHEMDVPGGLPLCIRVLMHANSDIPQHEVEHVYQNEAVKLRPDLQK comes from the coding sequence ATGAAAGTGAGAGGGTTCCGCGGGGCGACGACCGTCCAGCAAGATGAAGAACTAGCCGTCCTCCAAGCGACGGAAGCACTCGTGCTTGATATGGCGAAGGCGAATAATGTAGACCCAGAGGATATCATTTCTGTTATGATATCGACAACTGTTGATGTCAAGTCGGCGTTTCCGGCGAAAGCGGTCCGTACCATCGAGGGGTGGAAATACGTCCCGGTCATGTGCTTCCATGAAATGGATGTGCCCGGGGGATTGCCATTGTGCATCCGGGTGCTGATGCACGCGAATTCGGACATTCCGCAACATGAGGTGGAACATGTATATCAGAACGAAGCAGTGAAATTAAGACCCGATTTACAAAAATAA